The nucleotide window ATCGTTGAATGCGGACTTCGGTGAAGTCCAGTGGGTTATCACAGCATATGTCCTTCCATTTGCGGCTCTGTTGCTTCCGGCCGGTTCGTTTAGTGACAAAGTTGGCAGACGCCTCGCCGCTGTAGTGGGCATGGCCATTTTTGCGCTGGCATCGCTGTTCTGCGGATTGGCTAAAGTGCCGCTGGTACTAGACCTGGCAAGAGCAGTGCAAGGTGTCGGAGCCAGCCTGGTCATGACCTCTTCGTTGGCGTTGATCAACCACATTTTCCAAGGTGGCGAGCGGGCGAAGGCATTTGCGTTCTGGGGGTCCAGTCTAGGTATCGCAATCACGTGTGGCCCAATAATCGGGGGTGTGATTTCCAGTGTCTTCGGCTGGCAGTGGGCCTTCCTCATCAACATCCCAATCTGCGTCGCACTTATCGCCGGGATTCTGAAGCTTGTCCCGGAGTCTCGCGACCCTGACGCGAAGGGACTGGACTATATTGGCATCGGGACGTTTAGTAGCGGCCTCTTTCTTTTGACGTGGGCAGTGATCGACGGTAACGCGGTTGGATGGTTGACCACGACGGTGCTCCTGCGCCTGGTTTTTGGCATCGCGCTACTTATCTCGTTTATTGTTGTAGAAAAGAACGTCTCGCGACCGATGTTCGATCTGGCGCTGTTCCGGTCCAAATCATTCGTCGGCGCTGCGTTCGCAATGATGGGTTACGCGGCCGGCGCTCAGGTCTTGATCTTCTACCTCCCGCTCTATCTGCAAAACGCGTTCGGCCTGTCACCGATGAGAGCCGGCATCTCGATGCTGCCATTCGCGCTTCCGATGTTTCTCGTTCCACGCCTGCTTGCCCGATTTCACTGGTCGCAACGGTTCTCTCTGGGGCTAGGCCTCACCATTACTGCGACTGCCGACCTTGCATTGGCATTGCTTGCCCATCTAGATGTTTCTTACACGCCGTTCGCGATCGGTATGCTGGCGGCAGGTATCGGTGCTGGGATTTTGAACGGCGAGACGGCCAAGGCCATGCAGGGTGCTATTCCGGCAAGTCGGGCGGGGATGGGTTCCGGTATCGGAGGTACAACGCGATTCACCGTGTTGCTGTTTGGTGTCGCGGCCCTTGGCGCTATCCTGGTAGTAAAGGCAACTAAACGTTTTGCGCCTCTCGCACAGCAACTGGGTATTGAGCCCTTGCGCGCAGCTGAGATATCGAAGCGGTTCTCTGCCGGCGACGCCGCTGCTGCGTTACATGCTATCCCCGACGATTTGAAAGTCTCCGTCGGCAATGCATTGCGCGAAGCCTTCCAGTCAGGTTTTGCGTATGCGGCCATTGCCGCCGCCGCCGTTGCAATTACATCGCTATTGCTGACGTTAGCTTTCTATTCGCGAGATCCGGCGCAAGCCCCTGTTGGAGATGACGAGGCTATGTTTGTTGCTGGCGAATGATTCGACGCAGGCCTAGGAGCGCATGAAACCTTTTGGGGTTTGCGCCCGTGTGCCCGCGGGACAACTCCAGCGCCACACCCCAAGAGAGTAGGCCAGACCGACCACAGCAGCTAACCGCGCAGAGATTCGGCAAGGTCACTCGAACTAAAACGACTGCTCCGCGACGCCACAGTTCGTCAGTTCAAAAATTTTTATGAATTCGGCCTAATACCTACCTAAGGATATCTTGTCGAGCGATGACTACTTGCGCATAGTGAACGAACGGTAGTCCACACCTGTCAGTTCTGCGCTGGACAACCTGCATCGCACCTATAGTGCGGCGATTGAACTATCCCACGCCCGCGACAAGTCGGTAATGCCGGTGCACGCCCTCACCTTGTGACTTTTAATGACGAAGTTCACACGTCACTAAAGCGATTAGTTTAATGCTATCAAGTATCCGCCCAGCGGCCAAGGCTACGCAATCTGTGAGGACGTAAGCATGTTGAACGAGCTAGAAGAAGCAAGCCCCTGGATCCAGACGATTGAGGCGCTACGCACCGTCTCCAGCGAGAATGGAGTACGATCGAAGAAGCCGGTCGCAAATGCAAAGTCTGCCTTCGATTCTACGTGTCCCCGGTCCAAGAACTACGTAGTTCGAGTCACCGACCGTACTTCGCCCACCACGGTAACAGTCGAGTGGTGCGATCCAACTGTTGCGCACTATGGCGCGCAACTCTGGCGACTTGGGTCGGCTCGCGCGTCTGGTTCGTGTGCTGTAAGCGGGGCAACAATCGCTCGGGGGAAGCGGTCTACCGCCCTTCTATTGGACGTTTCCCCCCGCAAAATCGCAACGCGATGATACTTGCCTCGACGATAGACAAGATGATGGGCGTCGAGTCGACGTAGCCCGCTGAGACGCCGAGCGGGAAAAATTTGAGCTGGTTGGTGGACCTCGCCATTTTCTACGCGACCGCCGGTGCTCCCACAACTTCCGCCAAGCTATGAAAGCGCCGTCCGGCATCGCATACAAATGTCGACATCAAACGGTGCCGCGATACTAAAAAATCCTGTGTCAGCGCGTCGTAACTCGTCAACGGACCCGCGTTGGCATATGCGTGTCAGGATCCGTTGAATGGACCAGCACTGCCCTCTTGCAAACTTCCCCCCGCTAACCGGAGTTCGTCGCTCATATCATCTTCACTTTGATCTGTTGCACTGAAAGCAGTTAATACGCGCAATGTCGTTTCAAATTCCGAGGCGCTTACATCGCCCAACATTCTCGAATGCAACGCGATTATCCGCTGCTCCATTTCCACGGCAGCGGTGCGGCCGCGATCCGTCAAAGAGACAATCTTGGCCCGCTTATCCTCCGGATCGGAAACGCGCCGAACAAGTCCTGCATCACAAAGTTGGTCCAGCAAACGCACGAGCGATGCGCCTTCAATCCCCACGTGCTCAGCCAGAGTTGTCTGACGCACCGCCACATCCAGTCTTTAGGCCGCTAACAATGCGGCCGCACAAGCCTCTGAAACATTGAATTCCTTAGCACAGCGGCGCAAGTTCGGCGCCAGCGGCGAGCAGCCAAAATCAATGCACTACTTACGTTGCGATGTAATGTCGTTAGCTCCCCCATACGGCCTAATAACAATGTTAGATGGGTGGGCAAGCTGCTGTGCTTCTTTTATTTGCAGCCTGTGTAAATTCATCGCTATGCTTTTTCATTTCTTACATTGTTAGCAGCATCCATCAAGGTCCTTGTGCTTTGGCGCTCAGAGCGCTAACTATGAGCAGTCCGTGCACACGTATGTCCGGGTCGGTGTGGACTACACCGAGACAACGATCAAGAATTGCCCAATCAATTGTTACATATGGCAAGAAACTGAACGAATGATGCAAAGGTATGGGACTGGTCCTGTTGACCTCAATATGCGAGCGTACGCGCTTCCAAAAACGGCGACCCGACTGCGCCTACGTCCATTGCGGACCCGGTCAATGGCTAAAGGTCGAAGAGGCGCTTCAGCAGTCGCATAGCCGTCCAATCACAGGACATCGCCGTTCCCCGGCATTTCCCCGGCCACCTGACGCCCGCAGACCCACGCGTCTTTTGCTAAACGTACCCAGGAGGTGCCGTAATCCACGTAGCACCACAACCAGACTTACTTGCAGAAGATTGAAGTCAAGCGTAACCATCAAGCCAGTCAATATCAGCAACGGCAAGACGACTTCCGGTCGGTAAAATTGCCTCTCAATCAGTGTTCTCATTTCGCGTCCAAGATAAAAGTCTCAATTGCGTTTACGATGCGCACAGATAGCCCACATCGACATTTTCAGTGATGTTAGCTAGCCAGCAACGGTTCGTGGGTCCATGAGTATTCGCGCCTCGAAACCGCATGCATCGACAGCCGGATAAACACGTTTTGAGACACACCAGACTGCCAAGGCGAAGGTGCTTTCGGTGATGTTCATCTGGGTAATCTATCAATGCATGAATTGTTGCATATACACCATAATAGATCAAGAAAATACTCTGTCCTGAAAACGATAGTGAAATTTACATGATCTAGAGTCAAGAGATGCGATCAAGCGTCGGACAGGGATCTGTATTTCCTGTTCATCGAACGCGTGCGGACCGCAATTTAATGAGCCCCGTTGTCGAACAGTTGTTCCGTGCGGAAAATGGTTTGGCAACCGCTTCTCGTTGCAGTCGAGAGCCGTCCTCGCAAAGGACGCTCTCGCGAACAAAGGCTAGGCGTGCAAGTGTCGTGGCCGCTGGCTATTGTATGCGCCAGACAACAAGCGAGCGCTCATTGCTCCGAACAGCAGCCCGGTTCCGCCCCAAAGGATCGCGTGCATCCCCCAAGCTGCCATCCGGAAACTCCAAAGGAGGACAGCAGGAAATGCTGCCGGCACCTCGTTGATGTTAGGCAGAAATGCCATCACGGCGACTATAATGGCGACGAATACGGCTCCCGCGCCAATGGATGCATTCCATCCTCCGAGCCGACGCTCAAGTCCACCGCGGAGCTTTACAGCAAAGACCATGGAGACAACAGAGACAAGCAACATCAGGAAATAGAGCTCGGTACGATAGGCTATCGTCCCAGGCTCGCCTACCGACGGCGGATTTGCTGGATATTTGATGCCAGGCACCAGCACGATTGCTACGAACGCCCCTACTGCAAGGTACCCAGACAACGCACGAGCGCTCAAATTTCCCGATCGCCCGTGCGCGTAGGCAAACACCAACGCAAACAGCCCGCCAACGGACGTTCCATACACGGCAACTGCCGTAAAGAGGCCGATTCCAGCCTGCGTCTTGCGACTAACGAGTTCCGGCTCTGGAGCATCGCCCTTTGCCGTGGCAACGCTTTCCTCGAAAGCTATCGCGCGGGCGACTGTGGGCTCGCCTGCTATGGTGGCGAATCCAAACGTGATGAGGCTTGAAATGAAACCCGCGGCCAATCCTCGAATAAGCAATTTTCCGATCATGACAGCACCTCATTTAGTGGCACGGAAAACCGAGAAGATGCCGGCCGTCATGCACAAATTCGTGGACGTACAAGCCTTGAATCATCGAGGTTGCCCCTTGCTCGGCGCCCACGAAATAGATGGCTAGTAAAAGCAGCAGGCCAACGAATATTGCCCACGGCGCGATATCGCAGAGCGGGACGGGCACCGGCTCCACTAGCGGATCAAGAGAAGCTTCATTCATTTCAGTTCTCCAAAATTGGATCTATACCGACAATGCAGGGATGACGATTCCCAGGCGCGAACGCAGTACACGCTGTGGCTGGCGTCTGACGAAACCGACTCAGCTCTCTGCACGCTAGGCAGACTTCGAAAAACCAGGAAAAGGCCGACTCAGGCGAAGCTCTTGACCGCCGAACTGACTACTAACGGCTCCCCGCGGCGCGGTGCAATGTGCTCGTGATCCGGTGGGCAAGTAGCATGCTCAAGCCTTACTGCTTCACCATGCGGGGTGTTGAGATATGCAACCTTCCACATGGCCGCGCGGGTGGGCGAATCGCCGGGTGCAAGCTGACCTGTTTCGATAAGGATTGCATCGAGCGCATCAACCCACTGCCGGAAGTAGGCATCGTTTACGGATTCCCCGGGTCGAGCCGGCGAGGCTGATATCTTTTCGCTGAACACACGGACCCAGTCTTCCCAACTGAAACAACCGTTCTCGTTCAGTCGCAGAACGAGCGCGAAGGCTTGTGCTTGCCACGGTGCGTCGAAAGCCCTCTCTTCCTGATCCCGAATAATTTCCGGCAACGTTGATCCAGAAAATTTATTCATCGGTCGTCCTCGTTACTGACAGCATCCAAATGGTCATCCCAAAGGTCGATGCGTAACGTACTGTTAGCGTTTGCGACACTTCCCCAAAGGTCCTCGGCCGCAAAGCTGATGTTGTACACGTGCTGTGGCGCGGGCCCGTTGCCGTGAGCCATCGTGTCCGGCAAAATGAATACCCCATAGTCGGCCTCGACGGTACCGACTTTGCCTTTCACGTACTGGGTAACGCGCGTATGTCCGGCTGGGTTTAGATTTCTTGCACGAACACGCTGGCCCACAGAGAACTTGGGGGCGACAGGCTGGTCTACTCGTTCCGATGCGCCGGTCGCCAAGACACCAGGTACCATTTCTTTGGTTACGGGCATGTTCAATTCCCCTTAAGTTGAGCCATCCGAGCTTCGATTTCGGCCGTCGAAACTATCCCTGCCTCGTCCAGATTCTTTTCCACTGAGGCCAGCCAGTGCTCGTAGTAGCTCGAGGAAAGGTAATGTGCTGCATTCATCCTTTCCATGCCATGACGAAATGCATGGAGATTGATCGTTCCTATTGCAAATAGAGAAAGGAACATCGCGAGGACGCGCCCTTCCCACTCGTCGGCGAACGCGAGTTCCTGCGCCCTGTAGTGGATTTCTCCGAGCCCGTGCATACCGCCAAGATCGTGAATACCGTTCATCGAACCCTCCGCAATTGTTCAGGTCATGCGATAGGGAGTTTGGGAATACCTGAGGTCGGTCGGAATCCGTGGACGCCAACGGGTTAAGCAGCGATTTTACTCAAATGGAATCGCTGCGTGAAAGCGGCCGGCGACAGATAGTCCAGACGCTCCTGCGTGCGCAGCCGGTTGTAGAAGATCTCGATGTATTCCGTGATTTCTTTGATGGCTTCGTCGCGAGTCGCGAACTTGCGATGATAGATAAGTTCGTTCTTCAGCGAGCCCCAGAACGATTCGATAGGTGCATTGTCGAAACAATTTCCGCGTCTGCTCATAGATGCCTGCATGCCGAACTGTTTGAGAAGATTCTGATAAGCGTGGGCGCAGTACTGACTACCGCGATCAGTATGTTGTATCAGGCCCGTCGGTGGCCGGTGCGACGCGACAGCCCGAAACAGCGCCTGCATGACCAGCTGTTTTGTCATGCGCTCGCTCATGGCATAGCCGACGATCTCTCCGCTAAACAGATCCTTGAGTCCGGCTAGATACAGCCATCCCTCATCGGTCGCGATGTAGGTAATGTCACCGCACCAGGCCTGATTTGGTGCGCTCACACTGAAGTCCTGGTCCAGGATGTTCGGTGCGACTGGCAGGTTGTGCGTCGAGTTGGTCGTCGCCTTGAACTTGCGCTTTTGCTTGC belongs to Burkholderia sp. PAMC 26561 and includes:
- a CDS encoding CbtA family protein; protein product: MIGKLLIRGLAAGFISSLITFGFATIAGEPTVARAIAFEESVATAKGDAPEPELVSRKTQAGIGLFTAVAVYGTSVGGLFALVFAYAHGRSGNLSARALSGYLAVGAFVAIVLVPGIKYPANPPSVGEPGTIAYRTELYFLMLLVSVVSMVFAVKLRGGLERRLGGWNASIGAGAVFVAIIVAVMAFLPNINEVPAAFPAVLLWSFRMAAWGMHAILWGGTGLLFGAMSARLLSGAYNSQRPRHLHA
- a CDS encoding SH3-like domain-containing protein; this encodes MPVTKEMVPGVLATGASERVDQPVAPKFSVGQRVRARNLNPAGHTRVTQYVKGKVGTVEADYGVFILPDTMAHGNGPAPQHVYNISFAAEDLWGSVANANSTLRIDLWDDHLDAVSNEDDR
- a CDS encoding nitrile hydratase accessory protein is translated as MNKFSGSTLPEIIRDQEERAFDAPWQAQAFALVLRLNENGCFSWEDWVRVFSEKISASPARPGESVNDAYFRQWVDALDAILIETGQLAPGDSPTRAAMWKVAYLNTPHGEAVRLEHATCPPDHEHIAPRRGEPLVVSSAVKSFA
- a CDS encoding MFS transporter, encoding MRATSSDAVHATDRGGFCSVDIKPIVRQQKRGSGALQILPFRNSDAVGRGSHAVHRLMQAESFNKIGNSIMDATTSPANKRAILFVVSTVSSLVMLDSNIVAVALPTISRSLNADFGEVQWVITAYVLPFAALLLPAGSFSDKVGRRLAAVVGMAIFALASLFCGLAKVPLVLDLARAVQGVGASLVMTSSLALINHIFQGGERAKAFAFWGSSLGIAITCGPIIGGVISSVFGWQWAFLINIPICVALIAGILKLVPESRDPDAKGLDYIGIGTFSSGLFLLTWAVIDGNAVGWLTTTVLLRLVFGIALLISFIVVEKNVSRPMFDLALFRSKSFVGAAFAMMGYAAGAQVLIFYLPLYLQNAFGLSPMRAGISMLPFALPMFLVPRLLARFHWSQRFSLGLGLTITATADLALALLAHLDVSYTPFAIGMLAAGIGAGILNGETAKAMQGAIPASRAGMGSGIGGTTRFTVLLFGVAALGAILVVKATKRFAPLAQQLGIEPLRAAEISKRFSAGDAAAALHAIPDDLKVSVGNALREAFQSGFAYAAIAAAAVAITSLLLTLAFYSRDPAQAPVGDDEAMFVAGE
- a CDS encoding IS3 family transposase (programmed frameshift): MKRIPKAVYTKEFREEAVKLAMTDGVGVSEAARRLSISMKTLANWVRAAKDGKLENVGQTQKPLTEIEAELSRLKRELAEVKMERDLLKKFGNVLREGVAVKYDAIEQMRQQYPVPPMCRFLGVSTSGYYAWRKRPLSLHAQQESRLEAQVRAAHERSRQTFGPERLQKDLANHGVQIGVHRIKRLRAKLGLRCKQKRKFKATTNSTHNLPVAPNILDQDFSVSAPNQAWCGDITYIATDEGWLYLAGLKDLFSGEIVGYAMSERMTKQLVMQALFRAVASHRPPTGLIQHTDRGSQYCAHAYQNLLKQFGMQASMSRRGNCFDNAPIESFWGSLKNELIYHRKFATRDEAIKEITEYIEIFYNRLRTQERLDYLSPAAFTQRFHLSKIAA
- a CDS encoding MarR family winged helix-turn-helix transcriptional regulator, with the translated sequence MRQTTLAEHVGIEGASLVRLLDQLCDAGLVRRVSDPEDKRAKIVSLTDRGRTAAVEMEQRIIALHSRMLGDVSASEFETTLRVLTAFSATDQSEDDMSDELRLAGGSLQEGSAGPFNGS
- a CDS encoding CbtB domain-containing protein, which gives rise to MNEASLDPLVEPVPVPLCDIAPWAIFVGLLLLLAIYFVGAEQGATSMIQGLYVHEFVHDGRHLLGFPCH
- a CDS encoding SH3-like domain-containing protein, which gives rise to MNGIHDLGGMHGLGEIHYRAQELAFADEWEGRVLAMFLSLFAIGTINLHAFRHGMERMNAAHYLSSSYYEHWLASVEKNLDEAGIVSTAEIEARMAQLKGN
- a CDS encoding DUF3331 domain-containing protein, with the protein product MLNELEEASPWIQTIEALRTVSSENGVRSKKPVANAKSAFDSTCPRSKNYVVRVTDRTSPTTVTVEWCDPTVAHYGAQLWRLGSARASGSCAVSGATIARGKRSTALLLDVSPRKIATR